The sequence TACGAACGCGAGCGGCTCGAGGAGACCGTCGACGTTCCCGTCGCGGAACTCCCGGGAACGATCAACGCCGCCGGCAACGTCGTGCTCGCCAACGACTACGGCGCGTACGTCCACCCCGACCTCTCGCGCGAGGCGATCCAGGTGGTCAAAGACGCACTCGAGGTGCCCGTCGAGCGCGGCGACCTCGCAGGTGTCCGCACCGTGGGGACGGCCGCCGTCGCGACCAACACCGGCGTGCTCTGTCACCCGAAGGCGACCGACGGAGAACTCGACCATCTGGAGGACGTCCTCGACGTCCGGGCCGACGTGGGCACGATCAACTACGGGGCCCCGCTCGTGGGCTCGGGACTGGTCGCCAACGAGGCCGGCTACGTCGTCGGTGAGGACACCACCGGCCCGGAACTCGGCCGTATCGAGGACGCACTCGGCTACATCGACTGAAACCAACTCGAGGGCTCGACGCCCGTTCTTCTCCCGGTTCGCTCTCCGAGCACTGGAAACGCGACTGCAGAGAGCCAGCGATAGCGCGTCTCGATGACTCAAAACCGATTTTGAGCCTACGTGACGATGTTATGATAGTACCACCAAGGGGAAGATGCTATGGCAGTACTCCCCGCGTTCAAAGACGGATTGACGATCCTCCGAACCAACCCCGTGATACTGCTCGCCGGGTTGCTGTTCGCGCTCGCCAGCCAACTCGCGACCGCTGGTGAACTGGTCGGCTCGCTGGTCGTCGTCGGCGTCGGCTTCGTCGTCGCGCTCCTCCTCGGGCCGTTCTTCCTCGGCGGCCTCATCGGCATGGCCCTCGAGGCCCTCGAGGGCTCGACGACGTCGCTCGGGCAGCTGGTCGAGTCCGGGAGAGCCTCCTACGTGTCGCTGCTCGGTGCCTCGCTCCTGTTCGGGGCCCTGCTGTTCACCGTCACCGTCGTCGGTATGTTCGTGGCGATGTTCGGTGCCGTCTTCGGATTCGCCGTCGGCGGAGCCGAATCGGGAACGGTGGCGATGCTGGCGGTCGGCCTCGGCATCCTCCTCGTACTCGCCGTGATGGCCGTCGCGTTCGTCCTGTTCATGTTCCTGCAGTTTTTCAACA is a genomic window of Natrarchaeobaculum aegyptiacum containing:
- a CDS encoding translation initiation factor IF-6, whose product is MQRLAFAGSSYVGVFASATNSSVLVRPDVDDDVLDELEAELEVPVVPTTVGGSSTVGALATGNENGILVSARVLEYERERLEETVDVPVAELPGTINAAGNVVLANDYGAYVHPDLSREAIQVVKDALEVPVERGDLAGVRTVGTAAVATNTGVLCHPKATDGELDHLEDVLDVRADVGTINYGAPLVGSGLVANEAGYVVGEDTTGPELGRIEDALGYID